The following is a genomic window from Anopheles aquasalis chromosome 3, idAnoAquaMG_Q_19, whole genome shotgun sequence.
TGCGAGTTTGATacttctttctgtttttttttctttctttcacatTAACCCAGCCTATTAAACTGCGCCTCttctcaccttttttttctcttagTATGTTCTGGATTTGCTTAGAAAACTGTACTTCCTCTCTTGCCAgtgatttttttgttcatttctttcactttcactgattACGATATCGCTTCGTCCTGTGGCCGGTGCGGGATGATGGAGGGGCCTGGACACTGTGAATTGTATCATTTACAAATATTCCCAAacattcccttccctttgccGGAGGATTAGAGAACATTGCGTGCGTGTGCTCAGTATTGCATTGAAGGTCAGTGTCGTTGGTTTGTTGtgtctcgtgtctcgtgtcTGTCTAGTCTGCCGGATGTGTGGAATGGCTGTCTATAACTGTGAGTGGGAGAGGACCTTTCTGCCAgtgtaaaaatgaaatcaaagcTGTATTATAGATTCATGTATATCACGCAATTTAAAACCAAACTGGCTGACACTGGTTTGCGAAAGCAGATGAAATGAAGCAAGAGGTGAGAGTTGAAGAATTGTACAAAGTattccccctccccggttgTTGGATTCACGATAAACGAAGAGATAGTGCCTTGGCGATCTTATTTCGCtctacttatttgctttgctcACAGTCGCAACACCAAagcaattgtttgtttgatcgAGTGATGGTTGCCCCACTGTTTGAAAGAATCTCAGTCTGAAAAGCAAATCCTGCATATTGTGGAGAGGAAATGgtgaaaagataaaaattaaattaccttctccctctctatctctccctcttctgGCGCCAATTTGGGGCTCCTCTTCGCCATCTATAGTCTAATTTAGTGTAACTACTACATCTAATACCTATACTTCACAGTTAATACTAGTTTCTTCCATTGAGCTCTTTGGGTGAGGTGAGGTACAAGGATTGCCTTGGCTACACACCTTGGCGATTGGTGTATAATCCAGTTTTGCTTTTACTGCTGCCAAGACCAGGGGTTCTTTCTAGAGTATAAAAACTATTAAACTACCTCCCCTAACTTCCCGATGGGGCTACCGCGGTACTACGGTTACGATATGCGAAAACTTTCCCTGTTTGTATCGTGCAaccttccttccccttctttGTCTATATCTATCCCTCTAGTTAACTCTAGCAGTAGCTCTAGCAGTCATATTAGTGGCGGTTcgtacgtccgtccgtccgtccatccatttCGAATGAACAGTTTAACCAAAGAGTACAGTACTAAACACGACGGTCTGCGAACGTTGGCCACGTgttccactccactcctccGTTTGTTGGAGTTGGAACTGTGGCTGCTTGTGCTGCAGCATAGTAGCTAGAGGCTGTTGttggaagcaaacgaaacacataTTTTGACAAATGCCCATCTCTCATACCATTCGCcttgtttgcgtgtgttttttgtgtgtttgttttttgttgtattatATTAGATGGAAGCAATTTTGCGCCGGCAGGAAGGTCATCCCCACTCGTTAGTACGCCCCCGGCGACTGCACCCACCCATCAGCCGGTGGGTGGTAGTAGTGCCGAGGGCGTAGTGGTAGCAGACGCACGACACATTctaacacaacacaacaacaacaacaacaaccttcgCCCCGGCTTCCTCCGAAAGGCCACTGCCGCTACCGGGGGCCCCCAAGAGGGCAGCAGCACTGATAGGATGCACGCATTAACGCAAACCTTCTACCCCGacaccggtggcggtgatgataataatgataagGTGGAAAAGGATTGTGGCGATCGTACGGATGGGGGTTCGGTTAAGTTACAGATCGAATCAGGATCGACAGCGCGGCAAGGCGGAACTGCTAGACCAGGCCAGGAAGAGGTTGCCATCGATCGGTCATCGACGGCACAGGGCACACGGGAGGACACGGGCGGCGATGACGAGGAGGTTTATGAGGATAGCTTAGTGAATCATGCGAGTGCTAGCGTAAGCCCTAACCTAAGCATCGATGCGAACGTCTATGAGAATAGTTTCGTTAAGCCACCGTCAAGGATGGCGATCGAACAGCTGGAAGGAATTCAGGGAAGAAAAGGCGGTACGATCGACAGTCCATCAAGGACCGTTTTTAGCGGGGAGCAGGGCAAGGATAAGGGAACAAACGATGGTAATGGTAACGATGGACCGAAGGATGAGGCACAGCAAATGGTGTACGTGCCGGTTTacaagcaaacagcatcactAAGCATCAAGGCTCTGCACAGTGACGTTGCTACTCTCGGTGGCAAGAGCACACAGGAGACAGCACCACTCGATAAGAGTGAAAAAGCATCACCGGTGGTTGAATCGGTTGAACAAAAAGGGCCGCCAGTCGAAGAGGACGATGAAACGGAGGATGTGTTCGAATACACGGATGATGATCTTGATGAAGCTTTACAGCAAGCAGAGCCGGAACCGGCGGAAGATCCCGAGTCCGAAGCAACGGATACGGGAACGGTGAAGCGTGCGAACGCTACTCAAAAGTCCAGCTACGTGAGTGGAGCGGTAGGTGGCGAGGagatcgatgatgatttatCGTTGCAGATCCTCGAAGGACACTACATGCCTATGACACCGCGGAAAAGCTTCATCAGTGGGGCCACCAGTTTGACCACACtgtcaccaccgccatcgcgcAATAACAGTGGCCACGCCGAACAACAGCCGACGGGTGCGTCCGCCGGAAAGTTGCGACCGAGCGAAAGCCTGACGGCCATGGATATACTGAACTCGATACAGAAAAGCACGAGCAACGAGATGCAGATATGTGGCAGTGTGGCAGCAGGGGCACACGATGAGAACACGTACATCGAGATGACGCGGGGTACACTCGGGAAGAGTGTGTTTGCGGACGAGCTACGGACGAGCACCACGTACGAGGTAATCATGGTACCGCCAACCGGTGGCATGAAAACCAAATGGAGCACCAATCAGGAAGCGAACCAGGACTCACCGAATCGAACGCCGGACGCGGCAACGGAACCACTGTACATGGAGCTTTCACAGTTGCAGAGCAgaagcgtcagcagcagcagtgaagcGACTGTCGGCAAAGTGAGCAATCTGCGCCCGGGCTCGTCGACACCGGTGAATGCGCGGAttgaaaagttgaagaaaacacaaaacactgatggtggtggtggtggtggagcagctggtgctgctgctgctgccgtcgccgcctCCAAGCTGGTGGTTGGTCCCGCCACTggtggcaagaagaagaaaaaggataagaaCAACTGGCCCGACATACTGATGCAGTCGAGCAAGAGTGACGAAAGTGCGAGCGATTCCGATGCGTACGATAAGATTGTGGAAGAcaaacggaagaagaaaccaaacacCCTCGCGAGTGCCGCTAGCGTTACCGGCACTGTAacaacaaaggaaaagaaaggcaaAGCGTCTCCGGCTTCGGCCATCATGGCCGCAGACCACCAAACCCGGATCGGTGCGTCGCGATCACGCTTTAGCCTTTCGGATACGTTCCGGCCGGCATCGTACTATCTTGGGGCGAGCGGTGGGAGTGGATCGACGCAcggtaccggtgccaccgCATTCGACACACTGCTGGACAGCTCGGACAGTGAAATtatgtcaccaccaccgataccgATCAGCTCGGTACCATCGGACGATCCCGACGGGGGGGACGGCGAGTATCGGGGAGTGCGGCGGCGTGAAAAGTTCCGCTCGAACGAAGCGATCAGTGATCTGATCAAAAGCCATGCCCCCGAGAAGCGCCAATCGGTGCAAAGTCTGGTGATaggcagcagccacagcagcgtCGTGGGTCACTTTGGTGGTGGCAATCTGGCGTACTCGCGGCGTGAAAGTGGTAGCATCTcctcgaatcgatcgagccTGCGCAGTGGTTCGCAGGGATTGCTCGCCACTGTTGTGggtaaacagcagcaggtacCAGGAAGCACTAGCAATTCACCGATCGTGCTCGATCGGTACGACGGGGTGTCGAATGCTTCCTCGGAGTATGAGGTACTGCGAGAGGGTTGCGCTACGCTCAGGGGAATGGACCAGGGATCGAATGGTGCCGcgggagctggtggtggtggtggtggactggACAGTCTGTCGGTTCGCAGCTCCATGACACTCTCGGAAACGAGTGGTTCGATCGAGTGGCGCAGCCGTTCCTGTATGGATGTTTCGATGCGAAACAAACGCCGTCCGATATCGGGCAGTTCGGTCAACTGTCCGATTGAGCAGGCACTCGATGGGATTGCACCGGCGGTGGCTGACTTTTATGCGCCCAACAACTCCTCAGGCGGTGCTGGTTCTCGGCTGGAGACGCAGTTTACTCGTTATCTCGCTAACCTAAACCACGATAGGGTGAGTGAAAGCGTGCAGGACGGTAGCAGTACGGCTACGGGCGCCGAAGAGGACGAATACGGGATGGCTGCCTCGAACTATTCACAGAATGGACACGATAACAGTATTTACTACGAAAATGTCGACATTATGTCGGGCTCGGTGCGTACGAGTGATGGCAGTAGCGTCAACAGTAGCACGATACTGAGTCCGCTGCGTGAGAAGAACCTTTCGCTGCATGATGCACGCTGCCAGTCGGAGTACCTGAGTACGGTCCATGAGGGTCATAGTTTGGAGTTGgtggcagcggctgctgcagctgccgccgCAACGATCGACACCGCATCGTTGTCATCCGCCATGGATCTCGATCAGCGCAGCTCCTGTACGGTGCGGTTCGATTATGATCGGTCCAATCAACCGACCATCGGTGGAACACCGACGGCAGAACCGGGCgcgtaccatcaccatcacagtCGCAACAACAGTACGCTATCGTCCGAGTGTGCCCCGTACTACTATTCTGATTTGCAGGGACGatcggaggaagaggaagaagagccCCAGAATCAACCACCATCAAGAGCGTCTTCGGCGGCCGGTGGCGGAACGAATCACTTGCGCTCatcggtgaccggtggtggcgatacACTCAACAATCAGCGTGATCTGGGTGGACTGCGCCGGCAAACGACGGGCATCTTCCACATACAGAATCCACTGAACAATCTAAAGACCGCTAACCTTCTGTTGGATGCTTCGGCTACGGAAAAGCATGCCGAGATCGATCGCAAAAACCTGTACGAATCCGATCGGATGATGCAGAAGGATGTAAACAAGTCGATCGCCGCTACCTCACTGGCAACCGGGCACATCGCCAGTGCAGCCACGGCGACACTCGATCGTCGGCTCACCGGGCGGCTTTCCATGATGAGCACTGGCTCGGCGGCCGGTACGTCGTGGGAAAGGGGACATCCACCGGGCGGCTCCAGTGGTGGTACGAGCATTCTGCAGCATCTGATGGCCGccgcatcaccatcggccaccatcTCATCGGGCGATCAGCTGTGGGAAGAGGATCACCTGTGGCGTGACAACTTACGGCGCGTGTCCCACATTCACGCCAAATCGATGGACAATCTCGATCACCTCGGTACCATTCGGTCACCGGCATCTACGGCACTGATGGTGGCATCGGCGAACATGAAACGGGAAGAGACCGATCGGGATGGAGAGTCGTCCACGATCGTGGAGCTAACGAAACCAACGGTCAAGATCAATCGCCGGGATGTGACGTACGTGAATGAGGGAGTTGGCAAGCCAGCTACCATGatcaatggtggtggcgaaagtTCTGTCACCGGACAGCCCTTATCCAGGCccagcagcactaccagtGGTCATCCTGCTTGTCTTGTGGGCGCTACTCACGACGAAGAAACGGATGGAGACGATGTGTACGTGCAGCTAGCGGCGAACAATGTGCCATCGACCGGGCGGATGATGATCAATGATGCTGGTggaactgctggtgctgctgctgctgcaggtggtgttggtgtcgcTGGTGGTTTACACTGCTCATCACCATTGTCTAGTGCCCGGGGGGAATCGGATGCCGTGTACGAGGTGCTGCGGGACGAGGTGAACCGGTATGACATTAATCGGGAAACCATACGACAGTGGGATCTGATGTCGAGCGGACTGGTCAacagtggtagcagcagcaccggaagcagcagcaccgcaaagGCTCGAGAAGGGGCTGGTGTTGGTAATTTCGTTTCGGGAAACTTGCCGATCAAGTATACCGGGGCTTTCGGTTCAGTCGGCAAGCAGCAAACCGAAGGGCTGCCCGCCAGTCCGAACAATAATAGTAGAGCCAGCGTTATCAGTAACAGCAGTGCAAAGACGGTAAGAtgcagtagcaacagtggAGCGGCAGGTGATTTGTTGATCAGATCTGATACGGACCGGGACAATGGGAATGTCGCGGAAAGCGAAAGCCGGCTTCGGCGTGATGaagcgctgctgctcacgagATGATCAAGCAGCCAACTGTGCAGCATCATCCTTCCGTCCTTCCTCGTTCCCATTACCATCACAAAGTTCCACTGTGAGAAATGCAATTGCGGTGCCAAATGGAGAATTGTGAATAAGCAAGCGAATGGTATTAATTCAGAGTATTAGAGTATCGGCAGGTGTGTATAGACAGGCATTAAActtactcatcatcatcgatcgctgTGTAAATAAGAAGAGCATGTGTAAATGATCCAGAAGATGAGCGAAAAAGCATGGCATGGTTTACGctttcgaaaaacaaaatacaatcgGCACCGAAAGGCCCAAACAATCTGTACATGAAATCCggtgtgtgactgtgtgcaaTGTCCCTTCCCCATCACAATACCCTTCGGCACAGATCGCGCACGCTTTAGCGTGTTATGCTGCATGTTCGTAATCCGAGTCAAAAGTGTCTAATGGAAtcctctttcttcctttcactctttttctctttctttccctttttctctctccctttctctccctttctctctcctttcctctcttcacccttttccctctttttccttcttctatcttttgtatttttgcattttttttcttttgtttttctctttcccgtTGGGCCTTGATCATttgtgcgcctccatttacAGCTTCCATTTCAGTGCGCAACGTGTTCAACATTCCTAAGGTGGGGCTTACGGTGAAACCGGACCCTTCAGATGCGGCGTACctggcacaccagcaccaacaacagcagcaacaacaacaacaccagctgcAATTGCAGCAACACTACGATATGCTAACGGCTGAATACTATCCCGACGATAAGTACATTCGGCCCGACATTAGCTTCGAATCGACGCATGATCtgtacacacaggcacagctGCAGCGTGCCCAGGAGCTCAACTTGCAACAGCACTACCAACTGCAGGACATCGATCGAAGCCTTGCGACGATGCAGgaccatcagctgcagcagcagcaccagcagcagctgggtgTCGCTTCGCCGCAAACACCGATCGGATATCATCATCTTCCCACTGATCACCACCAGAAGGCGCTGAGTGAGAATAAACGATCATCGCAGCAGGAAATGAAGGTAGGACATTCGGTTCGGAGGTATGGCGGAGCTGGCTAGTGCATGGCGAATGTCCATCCACTATCTGGGTGGGTTGTGATTACCGCATGTGATTCTACGTGTTCTAATGATTGATTGGGCGAGCGAAATGGCGGACGTATAGGGATGgggcagtgccagtgccaacGACAATGTTGTACgattctttcgtttctttcgttcaTTAACCTTTCGTTCCACAGCCCCTAGACGTGTCTGCCGGAGATCTGTTGAATCGAACGCACGAAGAACTGATACTTCTGCTGATTCAGCTGCGGCGCCAAAACAGTCAAACGgctcgagcgatcgagcaatGCTGCACGAACATTCACGAGCTACAGGttaccatttgtttgtttgttatttggtTTGTCCTTTTCGTGGTTTTGGTTACACGTGCTTTCGCGCTGTCCttgttggagagagagagagagctgacaCTGCTATTGGTTCTAATCTTTATTCGATCCGGTTTGTGGCTAATGTTTGGAAAAAATCTCTAATACTTCTATGTGATCGCACTAACATTCTGCTGAAAGGTGTTTTGTAAACCAATTATTGAGGGTGATTGTTAACCATTTAATAGGTCATAGCATAGAAAGGATCACTAACCCGTGTTCTTTGCGTGTTCGATGGTTTGTATATTAATACCATTTCAATTACCTTGTACGATCGTAGAACCTGGTCCGCACTGCGGAAGGCGACCGAAAGGCGGATAGCTTGGTGCGCCTAGAGGCACTGAAGCAGCAGTTGATCGAGCTGGAGAAGCAgtacgagaaagagaaaccacTGATCAATCTCGTCGACAATATGGTCAAGCTGGGAAGCCTGTACCGTGGAccgatggtggctggtggaaGCAAACAGCTTCAATCACCGGAATCTGCAACCCTGGATCGGCTGGAGTTTAATCAGCGCATGCAGGAACGTCGACTGCTGCAGGAAGAGCAGCGCCAGTGGGACCGCACTAGTCCGAACCATGTCGAGCTGCAGGTACGAATACCAGCTAGTGTCCAGGACGAAACGGTCTACCAAAACGATAcactgcatttcatttcagtccaaggtgcagcagctgtaCCAGATCGACAAGCTAATGCAGGAGGAATCAGGCACCCTGCAGGCACTGCAGCGGGACAAGGAAAATCTGGAGAAAGCATTGGCAACGCTGAAGACTCGTATCTTGAGCCGTGAAGGTAACGTGCCGGTGGCAACGGACACggccagacagcagcagcacacgctgGAGCGCGAATTGTCCCGCGTGCATCAGCTGCTGGCAGCCAATTCCAAGGTAGGCCACAGAGCCCActgtttaacctttttttttgctgttgtgccCCATGATGGATTGCTCGTTAATGCCTCCCTTACTATTATCTTtcagaaattggaaaaaaccgtttccacTAATGCGCGACTGGAGCAAGAATTATTGGTTTTGCGACAAAAACTGCAAGCAACACGGGAGCATCGCTCCATGCATTCTGTATACGACTCGAACGCATCAATGGACGGTggcctgggtggtggtggtggtgctgctgctggtcagtaCACCACAGGCTCGGTGACAGCCGTTTTGGAATCGGAACTGAAGCGTGCTAAGCTGCTAGTCGGCGATATGCAGCGTCAACGGCAAGAGCTGGGCCAAGCCGTACGCCAGTTAACGTCGTACGGAGAATCGAACGGATCGCTGTCGCATtccgatcgtcatcatcaaatgGATGAAAAGCATCTTCACcaggaacaacagcagcaacaacagcagcagcaacaacaccatggACAGCAGGAAGGCGATGATGCACAACATTCGCACTCGAAATCGTCCAAGCACAAGCGCAGCTTTTCATCGTCCTGGGTTGAAACCGATCTGGATTCGACCGGTGGCAGTAAGGATGGTCAGCATCACCGGACGCTTTCTTCGTCGAGCTCAAGCGTActgacgatcgacgatgaaaTGCAAAGCCTGTTCCTGCCCAGCCAaactagcaacagcaacagtagcagcaacacactGATGGCTGGCCAACGGTACGCTCAAGACGGAGATGGTTCGATGGATGAGCTTTACAGTGGTGCCGGAGCGTACAGCTACGGGGCTGCCGCCGCGATGGCCGGAGATAAGCAGGAAATCAAAACGGTGCGAATCGTGAAACGTGAATCGGAACGGCGCATGCGGGATAAGGAGAAGAATGATCGTAATATAGCGCTCAGCTTAGATCAGGTGCTCGAGGAAGAGGCCCAGCTGATGGAGGACTATCAGCGATCACGCTCGTTACCCCGCGGCTACGAGACGCACGAGCTATTCGTGCACAATCAAGACACtcacggtgccacggtgggAGGCCCGTCACCGATGGCTGGTAGTGGACTGATGAGCGATTACTACAGCAGTGTCGCAGCCTCGGCCAACGGTACCAGCTATCCGG
Proteins encoded in this region:
- the LOC126576697 gene encoding uncharacterized protein LOC126576697, producing the protein MFSCLWQLWDWIDPPTFTTMESKKLQQLQQANSHLAPMPQMKGPGFQQAPPGGYDYGTSGATALGHGRSPMYVATGGGPGAAAAAGQYQAYGTNYGQHPSLRSPYSTGSPKSSLSTNSGALYGATDGGELSSNSGGDRHLLHPHHQQQQYRSNTLGASSYGFEQQQQQQQQHLQRVSSPSSSGERERLYQTAPLVRNAAVGGVVGTPHSVVSNSSGAHAPMSKLELQFQQLQREKIQQQIKTATEAIAHQQQTFALRQQLNPPVPNYHLKQNLLQNLSQHHQQQIQQQQQQQQQQQQLQQLQQKQQQQQQLQKQHPSQQHLHSQQAAKQQTERHQQQQMQHSLKQQQQHQQRYPGNGNQNRNVPPSSLNLLNHCQPAANETDKMIRAGAGAAANHHPPGAYAVGDEDALYQKSGGFSNVASPPLPAGANGEIIIQQNIPGQVVNQACQTQISSMVTGAGGKQQQQQQQQQSIKPSPSDTLSSPSHDSIERKRSSGQQHTLKSPVTKRPANAVVALSGWLYKQGSEGLKVWRRRWFVLSEYVLYYYKGPEEEKLLGTVLLPSYRVSACFPEDKIYRKFAFKCEHANMRTFVFAAENGESMSQWVRALTLATMMMQGAGGEMDSANLLQQQQVSSDTSSGTTSGGQSHGSSDTAKMAQHSGKQQQQQQQGSNGSNGTGGTTAATNQDSNSLPQPLYANAPPKPRRVNDAGYSSPSPDHVILNDRYDQMMQQQQQQQQQQQLAATGQFPTGPAPGASMNQRMGGTASMNAILSANAIYGDPKRIERDLYIQKLIEQQQQSQLNAQKQQQQQQQQQQQQQQQQQVGAMQASPLHGQMMRGNAATNPFLYPASNDRRTPDTYGPPNSAVDPKHMSDYEDIYNLTMLSKSLPTNAPAAVDVGGTAGSGSYKRPASPQRYTGSGGIVSGAYGTPNTSYGGNPFENPAITPQHQVQMRSPRSIPPSIPRPHSADFLDYEARHPLNQGSGVSGNDEHQSTPHRTPRPKSSLDINRTPDHYYYSEASYAEKMRLQSASYLQRAANNNNSVGSVGVSRKQRSDDTQGSFVGGTIPRDGLLYRSGSGKLFPSTPQHGQPQQQQQHHQSQYMASTSEGDYILHPDGGGSLSMPRPSATGDRIVSGARPSVQSLKKPGSAAAVQQQQQEQFARSASARLPRKDEDPGVRDGERKREESMKRLLEWKQRMLQSPLTKKITGGQQSATMASVDSLHRESNSSLLGDRYGVGGAGGGAAEYYGQAQQALAASYERQSIGDLTRIGSSAAGSASHHSSTINVTQGAYGSQLKLNGGDYNSYSSDDEDGSNFAPAGRSSPLVSTPPATAPTHQPVGGSSAEGVVVADARHILTQHNNNNNNLRPGFLRKATAATGGPQEGSSTDRMHALTQTFYPDTGGGDDNNDKVEKDCGDRTDGGSVKLQIESGSTARQGGTARPGQEEVAIDRSSTAQGTREDTGGDDEEVYEDSLVNHASASVSPNLSIDANVYENSFVKPPSRMAIEQLEGIQGRKGGTIDSPSRTVFSGEQGKDKGTNDGNGNDGPKDEAQQMVYVPVYKQTASLSIKALHSDVATLGGKSTQETAPLDKSEKASPVVESVEQKGPPVEEDDETEDVFEYTDDDLDEALQQAEPEPAEDPESEATDTGTVKRANATQKSSYVSGAVGGEEIDDDLSLQILEGHYMPMTPRKSFISGATSLTTLSPPPSRNNSGHAEQQPTGASAGKLRPSESLTAMDILNSIQKSTSNEMQICGSVAAGAHDENTYIEMTRGTLGKSVFADELRTSTTYEVIMVPPTGGMKTKWSTNQEANQDSPNRTPDAATEPLYMELSQLQSRSVSSSSEATVGKVSNLRPGSSTPVNARIEKLKKTQNTDGGGGGGAAGAAAAAVAASKLVVGPATGGKKKKKDKNNWPDILMQSSKSDESASDSDAYDKIVEDKRKKKPNTLASAASVTGTVTTKEKKGKASPASAIMAADHQTRIGASRSRFSLSDTFRPASYYLGASGGSGSTHGTGATAFDTLLDSSDSEIMSPPPIPISSVPSDDPDGGDGEYRGVRRREKFRSNEAISDLIKSHAPEKRQSVQSLVIGSSHSSVVGHFGGGNLAYSRRESGSISSNRSSLRSGSQGLLATVVGKQQQVPGSTSNSPIVLDRYDGVSNASSEYEVLREGCATLRGMDQGSNGAAGAGGGGGGLDSLSVRSSMTLSETSGSIEWRSRSCMDVSMRNKRRPISGSSVNCPIEQALDGIAPAVADFYAPNNSSGGAGSRLETQFTRYLANLNHDRVSESVQDGSSTATGAEEDEYGMAASNYSQNGHDNSIYYENVDIMSGSVRTSDGSSVNSSTILSPLREKNLSLHDARCQSEYLSTVHEGHSLELVAAAAAAAAATIDTASLSSAMDLDQRSSCTVRFDYDRSNQPTIGGTPTAEPGAYHHHHSRNNSTLSSECAPYYYSDLQGRSEEEEEEPQNQPPSRASSAAGGGTNHLRSSVTGGGDTLNNQRDLGGLRRQTTGIFHIQNPLNNLKTANLLLDASATEKHAEIDRKNLYESDRMMQKDVNKSIAATSLATGHIASAATATLDRRLTGRLSMMSTGSAAGTSWERGHPPGGSSGGTSILQHLMAAASPSATISSGDQLWEEDHLWRDNLRRVSHIHAKSMDNLDHLGTIRSPASTALMVASANMKREETDRDGESSTIVELTKPTVKINRRDVTYVNEGVGKPATMINGGGESSVTGQPLSRPSSTTSGHPACLVGATHDEETDGDDVYVQLAANNVPSTGRMMINDAGGTAGAAAAAGGVGVAGGLHCSSPLSSARGESDAVYEVLRDEVNRYDINRETIRQWDLMSSGLVNSGSSSTGSSSTAKAREGAGVGNFVSGNLPIKYTGAFGSVGKQQTEGLPASPNNNSRASVISNSSAKTVRCSSNSGAAGDLLIRSDTDRDNGNVAESESRLRRDEFHSSISVRNVFNIPKVGLTVKPDPSDAAYLAHQHQQQQQQQQHQLQLQQHYDMLTAEYYPDDKYIRPDISFESTHDLYTQAQLQRAQELNLQQHYQLQDIDRSLATMQDHQLQQQHQQQLGVASPQTPIGYHHLPTDHHQKALSENKRSSQQEMKPLDVSAGDLLNRTHEELILLLIQLRRQNSQTARAIEQCCTNIHELQNLVRTAEGDRKADSLVRLEALKQQLIELEKQYEKEKPLINLVDNMVKLGSLYRGPMVAGGSKQLQSPESATLDRLEFNQRMQERRLLQEEQRQWDRTSPNHVELQSKVQQLYQIDKLMQEESGTLQALQRDKENLEKALATLKTRILSREGNVPVATDTARQQQHTLERELSRVHQLLAANSKKLEKTVSTNARLEQELLVLRQKLQATREHRSMHSVYDSNASMDGGLGGGGGAAAGQYTTGSVTAVLESELKRAKLLVGDMQRQRQELGQAVRQLTSYGESNGSLSHSDRHHQMDEKHLHQEQQQQQQQQQQHHGQQEGDDAQHSHSKSSKHKRSFSSSWVETDLDSTGGSKDGQHHRTLSSSSSSVLTIDDEMQSLFLPSQTSNSNSSSNTLMAGQRYAQDGDGSMDELYSGAGAYSYGAAAAMAGDKQEIKTVRIVKRESERRMRDKEKNDRNIALSLDQVLEEEAQLMEDYQRSRSLPRGYETHELFVHNQDTHGATVGGPSPMAGSGLMSDYYSSVAASANGTSYPVSLIDRQADLYTGHFEPSLQSKCIMNGGSDGAEARSDLYHHQQQQQHQLQQQQPHHQYTSGASGMSTSLGASGLKRKTESIQSLTNASAELGPVFQSEAAKQIINEMAATGGGGPGSALGETPSGDSAGSSSGGEAKGISAEQQQQAAMQKQRAETQARHRRPVPKDKRRHHTAPHHVNAKSIELMHSENDMNKNNVNWRARDDVDLEVTIRPRSNAPDVVRSALGPREKISEHTIDKLLAAPSKILIPERYVPEQTPELSPEEKRRRQEKVEAIKKMLSDTPIGSGANEPGTNPAPNAEKKQREHLIQLNQILAQQVMQMSKIVAEDQKMGNFTATDDERTENSSAVLPSKIKRTSSALSAVAAGNSKVSHDEKDHYESDLEDYDTDSPAEPLPLYQQRENYFT